In Leishmania mexicana MHOM/GT/2001/U1103 complete genome, chromosome 24, a genomic segment contains:
- a CDS encoding putative formin: MNIFRGIQHYFSGGGGDLKQLLDTRVYVWNIPVGSTTLADRNLRVGRSTTRSIESTCSYLDNAETNRYMVFNFSPLMMELVEGCHCGQVLDFSKQSVENYGLLMEVCFTIRKWVYAGDTDGRSPVAPSAPSPIGGAVSSSRHTHTHCAVLAFLEESPAVAHPNYAAMIGACYLIFSGFPTYTGSGTLDFVERELGIPRSVYHAPSQESYINYFQLLFEIPVLPNPKRLTLTRVSLHNLSSLSKSKLGLQLDSADGTATRLFSDPNAWRRGDPSTLEVYLDLNESVLGDFVLNVFLYDVQPIHRDSGGVMAGSSLSAGSSSLVGGALPSSMDGFPALSAASQEKALVGLGGAASLPKTRFITGTSKEKKIVQKGRLLRLAFSTIFIHQAMHRVRVRDMDYAAANALPDDFYAQLHFSECAPADSDEDYARQITQRVEQSPQRQIMLSRPDPRDLLASAGGYRSSSQYAAVEEECRGGVYYRSDGTRCGGGASMDLRVRQERSLPLTGATMLYLPTPLHMNSEDERLFDNEDDVAESEPTLVRVEPRPGTAARPRQPTPERMYGGGYPVTSTQVADVQEASSAPSSYAAAPRPHPPSSLPPPPPPPVKGIPLTHLDPTMITEENSPPPPGGLPPPPGGLPPPPPPPGKLPPPPAPPSKLPPPRPPPAPPAGLPLTAPSAEVPPPPPPPPPPGPLNSNAPPPPPPPRGFLSSAAPAAKPKPQYTGPRLKTFFWKKISKPSGIWAASDTDDVRCAVIDEPFMLELFKVKAVAQASAAEAAAKKSEQERRSQLRSNVFTGQRLQNMGIALKRVQVPVEVLCKALITCDSAVLPPERRETLTAALPTAEDVAALTAEKQAGRAVWTDVETYLYTAATTVKDVRERLQLWTAAEELEDTVQSISSLLSSVDAAVCAITHRNGRFARMMRIILAFGNYLNRGTPHADAEGFRLESLSQLNFVKSSDGKTTVLMALVVSLMDSGQGGSERGGGTTSAPGDGSDDDEVCNVLRFVDDVSCVRAVASSPLQDMGQQVLQLNFTLQRMRRVVEEAKDTKAWYDKRLPSVKAEEVPDALPGLLTEAVDRYLATVGQIALRYQQLRDDVSAMMATYGEDPNADETVIWGYVLQFSKDVQRCVDAVTAAHLTKRQLMGIPEALERTPSGGKAAAAAPPSPSGGAQSRGSHDGVRRTRLPKLVDDDDSDD; this comes from the coding sequence ATGAACATCTTTCGCGGTATTCAACACTACTtctccggcggcggtggggatctgaagcagctgctggacacacgcgtgtatgtgtggaaCATACCGGTCGGTAGCACGACTCTGGCAGATCGGAATCTGCGCGTAGGCCGCTCGACGACGCGCTCCATTGAGTCCACCTGCAGCTACCTCGATAATGCGGAGACGAATCGCTACATGGTCTTCAACTTCTCGCCGCTCATGATGGAGCTGGTGGAGGGGTGCCATTGTGGGCAGGTGCTGGACTTCTCGAAGCAGTCCGTAGAGAACTACGGCCTACTCATGGAGGTGTGCTTCACAATTCGCAAGTGGGTGTACGCTGGCGACACAGACGGCAGGTCACCCGTGGcgccgtccgcgccgtcgccgatcGGTGGTGCAGTGTCTTCGAgccggcacacgcacacccactgTGCTGTCCTGGCCTTCCTAGAGGAGTCGCCAGCAGTGGCGCATCCGAATTACGCGGCGATGATTGGGGCGTGCTACCTCATCTTCTCCGGCTTCCCCACGTAcacaggcagcggcacgctaGACTTTGTGGAGAGAGAGCTCGGCATCCCCCGCAGCGTCTACCACGCGCCGTCGCAGGAGAGCTACATCAACTATTTCCAGCTGCTATTTGAGATTCCGGTGCTGCCGAACCCAAAACGGCTCACGCTGACACGCGTCTCGTTGCACAACTTGAGCTCCCTATCAAAGAGCAAGCTTGGCCTGCAGCTCGACAGCGCAGACGGCACAGCAACCCGGCTCTTCAGCGACCCCAACGCCTGGCGTCGTGGAGACCCCTCCACGCTAGAGGTTTACCTGGACCTGAACGAGAGCGTGCTTGGCGACTTTGTCCTCAACGTGTTCCTGTACGATGTACAGCCCATCCAtcgcgacagcggcggcgtgatGGCGGggtcctccctctccgcagGTAGCAGCAGCCTCGTCGGTGGGGCCCTACCGTCGTCAATGGATGGTTTTCCGGCTCTGTCAGCGGCGTCACAGGAGAAGGCCCTCGTTGGCTTAGGCGGtgccgcatcgctgccgaAAACACGCTTTATCACGGGCACCTCAAAGGAGAAGAAGATCGTGCAGAAgggacggctgctgcgcctcgccttCAGCACCATCTTCATCCACCAGGCGATGCATCGCGTCCGCGTACGGGACATGGACTACGCGGCGGCGAACGCATTGCCAGACGACTTCTATGCACAGCTGCACTTTAGCGAGTGCGCTCCAGCCGACTCGGACGAGGACTACGCGAGGCAGATTACCCAACGCGTAGAgcagtcgccgcagcgccagaTCATGCTCTCCCGGCCTGACCCCCGCGACCTCCTCGCATCCGCTGGCGGCTACCGATCCTCTAGTCAGTACGCCGCTGTTGAGGAGGAGtgccgaggaggcgtgtACTACCGCAGCGACGGGACCAggtgtggcggtggtgcgagcATGGACCTGCGCGTCCGCCAAGAgcggtcgctgccgctgaccGGAGCCACCATGCTGtacctccccacccccctgcACATGAACAGCGAAGATGAGCGGCTCTTTGACAATGAGGACGACGTCGCGGAGTCTGAGCCGACGCTGGTCCGGGTGGAGCCGCGAccaggcaccgctgctcggCCTCGCCAGCCCACACCAGAGCGCATGTATGGCGGCGGGTATCCGGTTACATCTACCCAGGTTGCAGACGTGCAGGAAGCATCGTCGGCACCTTCCTCAtacgcggcagcgccacgacCACACCCGCCGTCGTCACttccgcctccaccaccaccaccggtgAAAGGCATTCCGTTGACGCATCTTGACCCCACCATGATCACCGAAGAAaactcgccaccgccgccgggggggttgccaccgccgccggggGGGttgcccccaccgccaccaccgccaggcaagctgccgcccccaccgGCGCCACCCTCCAAACTCCCCCCtccgaggccgccgccggcgccccCCGCTGGTCTCCCCCTCACCGCGCCTTCGGCtgaggtgccgccgccgccaccgccgccgccaccgccaggACCACTGAACAGCAatgcaccgccacccccgcctccgccgcgcgGCTTCCTCAgcagtgcagcgcctgctgcaaAGCCGAAGCCACAGTACACCGGACCGCGGCTCAAAACGTTCTTTTGGAAGAAGATTTCCAAGCCGAGCGGCATCTGGGCAGCGTCGGACACCGACGACGTGCGCTGCGCTGTGATCGACGAGCCCTTCATGCTCGAACTCTTCAAGGTGAAGGCCGTCGCACAGGCGAGCGCggccgaggcagcggcgaagaagtcggagcaggagcggcgcagccagCTGCGCAGCAACGTGTTCACGGGCCAACGGTTGCAGAACATGGGCATCGCCCTCAAGCGCGTACAGGTTCCGGTGGAAGTCCTGTGCAAAGCCCTCATCAcgtgcgacagcgccgttCTGCCGCCAGAGCGACGGGAgacgctgacggcggcgctgcccaccgccgaggacgtggcggcgctcaCGGCTGAGAAGCAGGCGGGACGGGCGGTTTGGACAGACGTGGAGACGTACCTCTACACAGCCGCGACGACTGTGAAGGATGTGCgagagcggctgcagctctggacggctgccgaggagctCGAGGACACCGTCCAGTCCATCTCGAGCCTGCTAAGCTCCGTCGACGCGGCCGTGTGCGCCATCACACATCGCAACGGCCGCTTTGCCCGGATGATGCGCATAATCCTGGCGTTTGGAAACTACCTGAACCGTGGCACCCCACACGCCGACGCCGAAGGATTTCGCCTGGAGAGCCTCAGCCAGCTCAACTTCGTGAAGAGCTCAGACGGGAAGACGACAGTGCTGATGGCGCTTGTCGTGTCCCTCATGGACAGCGGACAAGGTGGgagtgagcgaggaggaggcaccacGAGCGCAcccggcgacggcagtgatgatgatgaggtTTGCAACGTTCTGCGCTTTGTGGATGATGTCAGCTGTGTTCGCGCCGTGGCGAGCAGCCCGCTGCAGGACATGGGACAACAGGTGTTGCAGCTGAACTtcacgctgcagcgcatgcggcgcgtcgtcgaggaggccAAGGACACGAAAGCCTGGTATGACAAGCGGCTCCCGTCcgtgaaggcggaggaggtgccggaTGCCTTGCCGGGGCTGCTCACAGAAGCTGTGGACCGCTATTTGGCCACGGTGGGGCAGATCGCCTTGAGGtaccagcagctgcgcgatgaCGTGTCGGCCATGATGGCCACCTACGGTGAGGACCCCAACGCAGACGAGACCGTCATTTGGGGCTACGTGCTTCAGTTCAGCAAGGACGTGCAGCGGTGTGTGGACGCGGTGACCGCAGCCCACCTGACGAAGCGCCAACTCATGGGAATCCCGGAAGCGCTTGAGCGGACGCCGAGCGGGGGCAaagcagccgccgctgcgccaccatcccccagcggcggcgcacagtCGCGAGGGTCGCATGACGGGGTCCGCCGAACGCGGCTGCCGAAGCTCGTCGATGACGATGACAGCGATGACTAG
- a CDS encoding actin-interacting protein-like protein, with protein MYRELHQRKFKSVNEELDFLRKDFVASRKTLALLHEDNLRLERELMARVVEINEVQGKLEDAQREAEQETPSQSGRVCSSGSRGRMCSGSSCEKQDLDDFGRCEVCGASRTWTDAGDTVQVRVDTTAEGGEGDRQRPRGGAEKNASATKASARVSTLRTGLSLYAVSGQRRSGAPAASGTSARDPDGADSQQLIRDLRANLARRDTALNEVQMELGSLQHIRHTLETELCGLQGELSDVKTQRDALQARLTAQEGLHTATVAQASDLEAQVQQLKKEKDDVQSQLTTAQLLYEHTGPMSNGGSPASAAGVGGGRAHAHEEALREQLQLYRSKWQTAEDQMEHLHERISQLQRQLVAGGAEDGATVGPLKPVASELCGPDEAVVQKAKYIADMAALRRQHQEQVQLHIEEEQRLQRRLERAQENAAFHEDQLRQQRQDDARQHHSEVQALQAQLRTAQGELVKAQEDREHLARQLRRSTEQQTTVEVLRSQVDQLKQRLGEVGAELAQVRGREKELSLQAQRERLERAKAEHDLEGAQEMLEREKTEAQYLREELMITRERLGMHEAMDESVTGAAPARPSPSSTRAPSATAAEGDAATLSSELKGYVGLMRVNAALQRRIEELEAQALACHGSDIGNCGSKASDTENTQPAQPTDPAREGPTLPEAPPDDASPPSALEQQQAAHLQAELASALQSQRALMESLAEAEKERHQLIEDNQTLADGVELLERQLRKYQAKFARRAIAVDTRDTPAEATPSAPSADVKPHIHADVVVESKRRCHRCGSTQQWDTRVRSRLETARAQDHDVHVRKSADRTLRQPKLPQENESEATHPSLHPVCSDCRGSSGRLTATASTTRPASAASFAAARGIAVTGAAGRTDVVRCHSPPCTVGWVTELGPVPMSWLQSPLLSPPSVPSSPSLPPSQPSPRETHGNDTGRPAAAQITHESSEEQQGRFFPPTPRHRRRVHGSILPPVYYPPLLARSRD; from the coding sequence ATGTACCGGGAGCTGCATCAGAGAAAGTTCAAGTCCGTCAATGAAGAGCTCGACTTCTTGCGAAAGGACTTTGTGGCCTCTCGAAAAACGCTTGCCTTGCTTCACGAGGACAACCTCCGCCTCGAGCGGGAGCTCATGGCGCGGGTTGTCGAGATAAACGAAGTGCAGGGGAAACTGGAAGacgcgcagagggaggctgAGCAGGAAACCCCGAGCCAGTCCGGGCGggtctgcagcagcgggagtCGTGGCCGgatgtgcagcggcagcagttgTGAGAAACAGGACCTCGATGACTTCGGACGATGCGAGGTGTGCGGAGCGTCCCGCACATGGACCGATGCCGGCGACAcggtgcaggtgcgcgtggacaccaccgccgaaggcggcgaaggagatCGGCAGCGCCCGCGCGGAGGCGCGGAGAAGAATGCATCAGCAACAAAGGCGTCTGCTCGTGTGTCCACGCTGCGCACTGGCCTCTCCCTTTACGCGGTGAGTGGACAGCGGAGAAGCGGCGCACCCGCCGCCAGCGGGACGTCAGCGCGAGACCCCGACGGCGCCGATTCTCAGCAGCTCATTCGAGATCTTCGTGCCAACCTGGCGCGCCGTGACACCGCTCTGAACGAGGTACAGATGGAGCTTGGCTCTCTGCAGCACATCCGCCACACGCTGGAGACGGAGCTCTGTGGGCTACAGGGTGAGCTTTCGGACGTGAAAACACAGCGagatgcgctgcaggcgcgaCTGACGGCGCAGGAAGGGCTGCACACCGCCACGGTCGCGCAAGCTAGCGACCTCGAAGcacaggtgcagcagctgaagaaggaaaaggacGACGTGCAGAGTCAACTGACGACGGCGCAGTTGCTATACGAGCACACCGGACCCATGAGCAACGGCGGATCGCCTGCATCCGCCGCTGGAGtaggcggcggccgtgcgcacgcgcacgaggaggcgctgcgagagcagctgcagttgTACCGGTCAAAGTGGCAGACCGCCGAAGACCAGATGGAGCACCTGCATGAGCGGATCTcccagctgcagcgtcagctcgtcgctggcggcgcagaggacgGGGCTACGGTGGGGCCTCTGAAGCCGGTGGCGAGCGAGCTCTGCGGTCCCGACGAGGCTGTTGTCCAGAAAGCGAAGTACATTGCCGATATGGCGGCGCTtcgccggcagcaccaggAGCAGGTACAGCTCCACATcgaagaggagcagcgactgcagcggcgacttGAGCGAGCGCAGGAGAACGCTGCCTTCCATGAGGACCAACTGCGTCAACAGCGACAGGATGAtgcgcgccagcaccacaGTGAGGTGCAGGCGCTACAGGCACAGCTCCGCACGGCACAGGGCGAACTTGTGAAAGCCCAAGAGGACCGCGAGCATCtagcgcggcagctgcgtcgctCCACTGAGCAGCAAACCACCGTTGAAGTACTACGCAGCCAAGTCGATCAGCTGAAGCAGCGACTCGGTGAAGTGGGGGCAgagctggcgcaggtgcgcgggagagagaaggagctcTCCCTGCAGGCCCAGCGCGAGCGTCTGGAGCGCGCCAAGGCCGAGCACGACCTGGAGGGAGCGCAGGAGATGCTGGAACGTGAGAAGACGGAGGCCCAGTACCTGCGCGAGGAACTGATGATAACTCGCGAGCGGCTCGGTATGCACGAGGCTATGGATGAGTCAGTGACAggcgcggcgccagcacgcccgtccccctcctccacacgcgcacccagcgccaccgccgcagaggGCGACGCGGCAACTCTCTCCTCGGAGCTGAAGGGCTACGTTGGCCTCATGCGCGTGAACGCGGCcttgcagcggcgcatcgaGGAGCTGGAAGCGCAAGCGCTGGCTTGTCATGGAAGCGACATTGGAAACTGTGGCAGCAAGGCCAGCGACACAGAGAACACGCAGCCGGCACAGCCGACGGATCCGGCACGTGAGGGACCCACATTGCCGGAGGCGCCACCCGACGACGCCTCCCCGCCCTCGGcactggagcagcagcaggcggcgcacctTCAGGCAGAGCTTGCTTCGGCCCTACAGAGTCAGCGTGCCCTCATGGAAAGCTTGGCAGAGGCAGAAAAAGAGCGACATCAGCTAATCGAAGACAACCAGACGCTCGCTGACGGCGTCGAGCTGCTCGAGAGGCAGCTGCGCAAGTATCAAGCAAAGTTTGCGCGCAGGGCGATCGCGGTGGACACCAGGGACACCCCTGCTGAGGCCACACCGTCTGCTCCCTCGGCAGATGTGAAGCCGCACATACACGCTGATGTGGTGGTAGAGTCAAAGAGGCGCTGCCACCGATGCGGCTCCACACAACAGTGGGACACCCGCGTGCGCAGTCGCCTGGAGACGGCCCGCGCTCAAGATCACGATGTACACGTGCGGAAAAGCGCAGACAGGACGCTGCGACAACCGAAGCTGCCGCAAGAGAATGAGAGCGAGGCGACACACCCGAGCCTGCACCCTGTGTGCAGCGACTGTCGAGGCAGCTCCGGCCGCCTCACTGCGACTGCGAGCACCACACGCCCAGCATCGGCTGCATCCTTTGCCGCCGCGCGTGGTATCGCCGTGACCGGGGCGGCGGGTCGCACTGATGTTGTGCGCTGCCACTCCCCACCGTGCACGGTAGGCTGGGTCACCGAGCTTGGCCCGGTGCCCATGTCGTGGCTTCAGTCACCATTGCTCTCACCTCCCTCGGTACCgtcttccccttccctcccacCTTCGCAGCCATCACCGCGTGAGACTCACGGCAATGACACCGGGCGTCCGGCTGCGGCGCAAATCACCCACGAAAGTTCAGAAGAGCAACAGGGACGATTTTTTCCGCCAAcgcctcgccaccgccggcgcgtGCACGGAAGCATCCTACCGCCGGTATACTACCCCCCTCTCCTGGCACGCAGCCGTGACTAG
- a CDS encoding mitochondrial DNA-directed RNA polymerase,putative produces MRRSAVLRKALPPLRLSTSGRVDEEAQPTAQPLAASLHTCTSNGISPRCFGDVDMSTRLTSPLSSAVKRAMTLLCSNIATASRPSVTLTCTMRWYATPSAEESVFDVDAKDALTDAGSAEARAERPARTKKASKRTTVTSGPATITKPPIPAPPTSSSSSSSSAPPLRGTQQSDNLTATPQPAAHEAKVAGGEGGSDAVAGRPDADVHEGGSRLVKDEAEHAAAVAGADDEDDNSITFSEVTSVSDLFEIDEVKLTAAKADPATATKGAHQHAGDHSSVSGATERRGTLSAFAVPSNHSRSGNESAAAGIEDTLLSDPFHVPSVDDDAFARDGDLPASAAASYSAVSSPKNLNENVLSAVDVLCDDLFHCKASVLRSFARTRSISAYKKVEVVLRLLEKAHHDAHGESNDLSVTRRLLGDVFDENVRTSGLRMAWTNKSLEAAHIEEACESHLSFDLLANSTKALMVRRHAGEVSRVLRKLTRVFQQEQEQISLAAVGGVFRNYRAAADELVRELPVCELLSPFAGYLVSYVRYGATKETLTRADVNERLVQLGVVQPTVQEADDSTLLHRLMGLLDPAVQQVERRAECFRHAEQMRVVGMENSDVIANTIRAFSEVSHTKWNTQAAPDWVHDLARLFCNWEAILRTDLPRFEEVPRHFFDCILSGVVYLYIAQRVYGNSVGATVVPLYQRLAVKKSLRLHFNNDDNTESALRDIMSYVQAGVTEVRGGVRGEFFAGVLSQMQGAFQDAQEERSALHDERVAVILNAVCDMGTNCTRSAGLFTLLVKITEDLAFHFRFQRIYKRLSAPDRVTIRTNGSIRMSQTLEYFEKELHVTPISTKAVGFLVVQLLYLSFRGDGSKRPVLERFASVTGATELDMVGLTEMAATSVRDLHVAFPPQLSYNSWLNESDTREKSVYGVLPSVAVKGSANQAMIVSQAPMLKALDAISRVPWRINKYMLHVQEAIVREGFGFGKIRPGFYPLHYYYMSDGEVRYPSDRRRSALLNGNDDDSDGDDLAAGDVFNLLQRRQCILQQKQDWKELSELRSSRIHYLLGLRQARSIVQFSHIYFPNSMDFRGRMYPLPGRLNHTGSDPFRGLLEYAEPKPLGAVGLYWLKVHLANKMGMSKLSFDERVHYVDEHMEDVVQSAESPLVGDRWWQEASEPIQCLMACKEVADAMKCSQGPEKFLSRLPVAVDGSYNGLQHYSAIGRDAFGAKLVNLVPSERPADAYTGILKEMLKSICIDADRDHQVAQRCLGTGRGQDKDHIKRKTIKRPIMTQVYGVTGYGMSEQIFDELVKQNKSHGLWTHTDMKEMAAYLRDKVLESLGITFRETQNCRKWISEVTTLLWKVQPAELRNALCWTTPLGLVVRQPYKVRNECSLFTPHGYSRIPGDSVAPASRKQLTAIAPNLIHSLDATHLAMTALEMQHQGLSMMAVHDSYWTYACDMPKLSQVLREQFVNLYSKYDPLWELKEQWEETYFMDLRRHGVKLPDPPKRGDLDLNVVLNSPYFFS; encoded by the coding sequence atgcgccgcagcgcggtACTCCGAAAGGCGcttccgcctctccgcctctcgaCAAGCGGGAGagtcgacgaggaggcgcagccaACCGCCCAGCCTCTCGCGGCGTCGTTGCATACGTGCACCAGCAATGGCATTTCACCTCGCTGCTTCGGCGATGTGGACATGAGCACCCGACTCACCTCCCCACTCTCATCCGCCGTGAAACGGGCGATGACGTTACTGTGTAGCAACATCGCTACCGCCAGCCGGCCTTCCGTAACGCTGACGTGCACCATGCGGTGGTACGCGACGCCCTCAGCTGAGGAGTCTGTCTTCGATGTTGACGCAAAAGACGCTCTCACCGACGCTGGCTCAGCTGAAGCGCGCGCTGAGCGTCCGGCAAGAACGAAGAAGGCCTCGAAGAGGACCACAGTCACATCGGGTCCAGCAACCATAACGAAGCCACCGATCCCGGCGCCAcccacctccagcagcagcagcagctcctctgctccgccgctgcgAGGGACTCAGCAGTCTGACAACCTAACGGCTACCCCCCAGCCTGCTGCGCACGAAGCCAAGGTGGCAGGTGGAGAGGGTGGCAGTgatgccgtcgccggcagACCAGATGCAGATGTACACGAAGGAGGAAGCCGTCTCGTGAAGGACGAGGCAGaacacgccgccgcagtggcaggcgcggatgacgaggatgacAACAGTATCACCTTCTCTGAGGTGACCTCGGTCTCGGACCTCTTTGAGATAGATGAGGTGAAGCTGACTGCAGCGAAGGCGGATCCCGCAACAGCTACGAAAGGCGCGCACCAGCACGCTGGCGACCACTCCAGTGTGTCTGGTGCCACGGAGCGCAGAGGTACTTTATCCGCCTTCGCAGTACCCTCCAATCACAGTAGAAGCGGTAATGAaagcgctgcggccggcATCGAGGACACGCTCTTGAGCGATCCGTTTCACGTACCGAGcgtggacgacgacgcgtTCGCACGGGACGGGGACCTGCCggcctcagcggcggcgagctaCAGTGCCGTCTCGAGCCCAAAAAACCTCAACGAGAACGTGCTCTCCGCCGTTGACGTGCTGTGCGACGATTTATTTCACTGCAAAGCTTCTGTCTTGCGCTCCTTCGCCCGAACGCGCTCCATTTCGGCTTATAAAAAGGTagaggtggtgctgcgcctcctcgagaaggcccaccacgacgcccATGGCGAGAGCAACGACCTCAGCGTCACGCGTCGCCTGCTGGGCGACGTCTTCGATGAAAACGTTCGCACAAGCGGGCTGCGCATGGCGTGGACGAACAAatcgctggaggcggcgcacatTGAAGAGGCGTGCGAGTCCCACCTTAGTTTTGACTTGCTCGCGAACTCGACGAAGGCGCTCATGGTGCGGCGGCACGCGGGCGAAGTCTcgcgtgtgctgcgcaaGCTCACCCGGGTGTTTCAACAAGAGCAGGAGCAGATCTCCCTCGCCGCAGTCGGTGGCGTGTTCCGCAATTACcgcgcggccgccgacgaGCTGGTGCGGGAGCTGCCGGTGTGCGAGCTGCTCAGCCCCTTTGCGGGCTACCTCGTCAGCTATGTGCGCTACGGCGCCACGAAGGAGACGCTGACGCGGGCCGATGTGAACGAGCGCCTTGTCCAGCTGGGCGTGGTTCAACCCACTGTCCAGGAGGCGGACGACAGCAccttgctgcaccgcctcatGGGGCTCCTCGACCCCGCTGTGCAGCAGGTCGAGCGGCGGGCGGAGTgctttcgccacgcggagCAGATGCGAGTGGTTGGGATGGAGAACAGCGACGTTATCGCGAACACCATCCGCGCCTTCAGCGAAGTGTCCCACACCAAGTGGAACACCCAAGCAGCACCGGACTGGGTGCACGACCTCGCGCGACTCTTCTGCAACTGGGAAGCGATCCTCCGCACCGACCTGCCACGGTTCGAGGAGGTGCCGCGGCACTTCTTTGACTGCATCCTCTCTGGTGTGGTCTACCTCTACATCGCCCAGCGCGTGTACGGCAACTCGGTGGGAGCGACTGTCGTGCCGCTGTACCAACGCCTGGCCGTAAAGAagtcgctgcggctgcactTCAACAACGACGATAACACGGAGAGCGCGTTGCGCGACATCATGTCCTACGTGCAGGCCGGCGTGACGGAggtgcgcggtggcgtgcgtggcgaGTTCTTTGCTGGTGTTCTCTCACAAATGCAAGGCGCCTTCCAGGACGCGCAGGAGGAACGGTCGGCCCTGCATGAtgagcgcgtcgccgtcatctTGAACGCCGTCTGCGATATGGGGACGAACTGCACTCGCTCTGCCGGTCTCTTCACCCTCCTCGTGAAGATCACGGAGGACCTCGCCTTCCACTTCCGCTTCCAGCGCATCTACAAAAGGCTGAGCGCGCCAGACCGCGTCACCATCCGCACGAACGGGAGTATTCGCATGTCGCAGACGCTGGAGTACTTCGAGAAGGAGTTGCACGTGACGCCCATCTCCACGAAGGCAGTCGGCTTCctggtggtgcagctgctctaTCTGTCCTTTCGCGGCGATGGCAGCAAGCGGCCAGTGCTCGAGCGCTTTGCGAGCGTGACCGGGGCGACGGAGCTGGACATGGTCGGCCTCACTGAGATGGCGGCTACGTCAGTGCGCGACCTGCATGTCGCCTTTCCCCCGCAGCTCTCCTACAACTCGTGGCTGAATGAATCCGACACCCGTGAAAAGTCTGTGTACGGCGTGTTGCCGTCCGTGGCGGTGAAAGGGTCGGCGAATCAGGCAATGATTGTGTCGCAGGCGCCGATGCTGAAGGCGCTCGACGCCATCTCGCGTGTGCCATGGCGCATAAACAAGTACATGCTGCATGTGCAGGAGGCGATTGTGCGCGAGGGATTTGGGTTCGGCAAGATTCGGCCCGGCTTCTACCCTCTTCACTACTACTATATGAGCGACGGCGAAGTCCGGTACCCGTCAGATCGCCGCCGCTCGGCGTTGCTGAACGGCAatgacgacgacagcgacggcgacgacctCGCTGCCGGTGACGTGTTCaatctgctgcagcggcggcagtgcatcCTGCAGCAGAAGCAAGACTGGAAAGAGTTGAgcgagctgcgcagcagccgtatTCATTACCTGCTCGGCCTGCGCCAGGCCCGCTCCATCGTGCAGTTCTCGCACATCTACTTCCCCAATAGCATGGATTTTCGCGGTCGCATGTACCCACTCCCGGGGCGGCTGAACCACACCGGGTCAGACCCGTTCCGTGGCCTGCTCGAGTACGCGGAGCCGAAGCCGCTGGGTGCGGTAGGGCTGTACTGGCTGAAGGTGCACCTAGCAAACAAGATGGGCATGAGCAAGCTATCCTTTGACGAGCGGGTGCACTACGTCGACGAGCACATGGAGGACGTCGTGCAGAGCGCCGAGAGCCCCCTGGTCGGCGATCGATGGTGGCAGGAGGCGAGCGAGCCGATTCAGTGCCTCATGGCGTgcaaggaggtggcggacgCGATGAAGTGCTCGCAGGGCCCAGAGAAGTTCCTTTCGCGGCTGCCCGTCGCCGTGGATGGCAGCTACAATGGTCTGCAGCACTACTCCGCCATCGGTCGCGACGCGTTTGGCGCGAAACTGGTCAACTTGGTCCCGAGCGAGCGCCCCGCCGACGCCTACACAGGCATCCTGAAGGAGATGCTCAAGTCCATATGCATCGACGCCGACCGCGATCAccaggtggcgcagcggtgcctcgGCACCGGCAGAGGCCAGGACAAGGATCACATCAAGCGCAAGACGATCAAGCGTCCCATCATGACACAGGTGTACGGTGTCACTGGCTACGGCATGTCAGAGCAGATCTTTGATGAGCTAGTGAAGCAGAACAAGAGCCACGGGCTTTGGACGCACACTGACATGAAAGAGATGGCGGCGTACCTGCGCGATAAGGTGCTCGAGTCACTCGGTATTACGTTCCGCGAAACGCAAAACTGCCGCAAGTGGATTAGTGAGGTGACCACGCTTCTCTGGAAGGTGCAGCCGGCCGAGCTGCGCAACGCGCTGTGCTGGACCACCCCGCTCGGCCTTGTGGTTCGGCAGCCCTACAAGGTTCGCAACGAGTGCTCCCTGTTTACGCCCCACGGCTACAGCCGAATACCTGGCGACTCCGTCGCTCCTGCGAGCCGCAAGCAGCTGACAGCCATTGCACCAAATCTAATTCACTCGCTTGATGCGACGCACCTCGCCATGACTGCGCTGGAGATGCAGCACCAGGGGCTGTCCATGATGGCGGTGCACGACTCTTACTGGACGTACGCGTGCGACATGCCGAAGTTGTCGCAGGTGTTGCGAGAGCAGTTCGTGAACCTGTACTCCAAGTACGACCCCTTGTGGGAGCTGAAGGAGCAGTGGGAGGAGACGTACTTCATGGacctgcggcggcacggcgtgAAGCTGCCAGACCCGCCAAAGCGCGGGGATCTGGACCTGAATGTGGTCCTCAACTCACCATACTTTTTCTCGTAG